One Thalassotalea hakodatensis DNA segment encodes these proteins:
- the fabB gene encoding beta-ketoacyl-ACP synthase I has translation MKRVVITGLGIVSSIGNNAEEVLASLKEGRSGITKAESFAENGLRSQVWGNPTLNPKDHIDRKALRFMGDAAGFAYVAMQEAIDDAKLTDEQVSNFRTGIVAGSGGASSANVVASTDTLRNKGVKRVGPYAVPKTMSSTCSACLATPFKIKGVNYSISSACATSAHCIGNAAELIQLGKQDIVFAGGGEEVDYTLAMMFDAMGALSTKYNDTPEKASRTYDADRDGFVISGGGGMVVVEELEHALARGAHIYAEIVGYGATSDGYDMVAPSGEGAVRCMEQAMQGVEGNVDYLNTHGTSTPVGDVKELGAIKELFGEKSPAISATKAMTGHALGAAGVHEAIYTLLMMEHNFITPSINVENLDEQAQGLDIVTETREQDVDLAMSNSFGFGGTNATLVMKKYK, from the coding sequence ATGAAACGAGTAGTGATCACCGGATTAGGTATCGTATCAAGTATTGGTAACAACGCAGAAGAAGTATTAGCGTCGTTAAAAGAAGGTCGTTCAGGCATTACTAAAGCTGAAAGCTTTGCTGAAAACGGGTTGCGTAGCCAAGTTTGGGGTAACCCAACGCTAAATCCAAAAGACCATATTGATCGCAAGGCCCTTAGATTTATGGGTGATGCTGCTGGTTTTGCTTATGTTGCAATGCAAGAAGCGATTGATGACGCCAAATTAACTGACGAACAAGTTTCTAATTTCCGCACAGGTATTGTTGCTGGCTCTGGTGGCGCATCTTCTGCGAACGTTGTTGCCTCAACAGATACTCTTCGTAATAAAGGTGTTAAACGTGTTGGTCCTTATGCTGTACCGAAAACAATGTCTAGTACCTGTTCAGCATGTTTAGCGACACCTTTTAAAATTAAAGGTGTTAACTATTCAATCAGTTCAGCTTGTGCAACAAGCGCGCATTGTATTGGCAATGCCGCTGAATTAATTCAACTAGGCAAACAAGATATTGTTTTTGCGGGTGGCGGTGAAGAAGTAGATTACACACTTGCAATGATGTTTGATGCGATGGGTGCATTATCAACTAAATATAATGATACACCTGAGAAAGCGTCTCGTACCTACGATGCTGACCGCGATGGATTTGTTATTTCAGGCGGCGGCGGAATGGTCGTTGTTGAGGAATTAGAACATGCATTGGCGCGTGGCGCACATATCTATGCTGAAATTGTCGGTTATGGTGCAACGTCTGATGGCTACGATATGGTAGCACCGAGTGGTGAAGGCGCAGTACGTTGTATGGAACAAGCAATGCAAGGTGTTGAAGGCAACGTAGATTACTTAAATACTCATGGTACATCTACGCCGGTTGGCGATGTAAAAGAATTAGGTGCGATTAAAGAATTGTTTGGTGAAAAATCGCCAGCAATTAGTGCAACTAAAGCAATGACAGGGCATGCACTTGGTGCGGCGGGCGTTCATGAAGCTATTTATACGTTATTAATGATGGAACATAACTTTATTACACCATCCATTAATGTAGAGAACTTAGACGAACAAGCTCAAGGGCTTGATATTGTCACTGAAACTCGTGAACAAGACGTTGATTTAGCGATGTCAAATAGCTTCGGCTTTGGCGGAACGAATGCAACTTTAGTGATGAAAAAATATAAATAA
- a CDS encoding 4-phosphoerythronate dehydrogenase: MKIYYDENMPYAAEFFGEFGELTAFNGRELSADTLIDAEVLLVRSITQVNEKLLSNSPQIKFVGTATIGVDHIDQTYLFDKQINFSSAPGCNAISVAEYVLSTLIVLAERYCFSVFDKTVGIVGAGNTGSRLSEKLTALGIQHKLYDPILAATGEDSRIFASFEDILKCDIISLHVPKTTTGLYPTYHMFDQTVLSSLTEDQILINACRGEVIDNQALLLLKQHGMATKLVLDVWENEPKIAEALIPFCEISTAHIAGYSLEGKARGTEMLYLALCEQLNKKPIQSLEGLLPKSTISQVELHGRLNDVILNQLVKMVYDVRRDDGIFRQQVYINGFDYIRKTYPARREFSATKVVINDQQSETQVLALGFS; this comes from the coding sequence ATGAAAATTTATTATGATGAAAATATGCCGTATGCAGCTGAATTTTTTGGTGAATTCGGAGAGTTAACGGCGTTTAATGGCAGGGAATTATCAGCAGATACCCTTATTGATGCTGAGGTGTTGTTAGTAAGGTCAATAACTCAAGTAAATGAGAAGTTGTTAAGCAATAGTCCACAAATAAAGTTTGTTGGTACTGCAACCATTGGCGTTGACCATATTGATCAGACGTATTTATTTGATAAGCAAATTAACTTTTCATCAGCGCCAGGCTGCAATGCAATATCGGTAGCCGAATATGTTCTTTCAACGTTAATCGTATTAGCTGAACGTTATTGTTTTTCAGTTTTTGACAAAACGGTTGGTATTGTTGGTGCAGGAAACACTGGCAGTCGTTTAAGTGAAAAGCTTACCGCACTAGGTATTCAGCATAAACTCTATGATCCAATACTAGCAGCTACAGGCGAAGATTCTCGTATATTTGCCAGCTTTGAAGACATCTTGAAGTGCGATATTATTTCCTTACACGTACCAAAGACCACCACCGGGCTTTACCCTACATATCATATGTTTGATCAAACAGTTTTATCGTCTTTAACTGAAGATCAAATATTAATTAATGCATGCCGAGGAGAAGTGATAGACAACCAAGCGCTGTTATTACTTAAACAGCATGGAATGGCAACTAAGTTAGTGCTAGATGTGTGGGAAAATGAACCGAAGATTGCTGAAGCTTTGATCCCTTTTTGTGAAATTTCCACTGCACATATTGCTGGTTATAGCTTAGAAGGAAAAGCTCGTGGTACAGAAATGCTTTATTTGGCACTATGTGAGCAATTAAATAAAAAGCCGATTCAGTCACTTGAGGGCTTATTACCAAAATCAACCATAAGCCAAGTTGAATTACATGGTAGACTAAATGACGTTATATTAAATCAGTTAGTAAAAATGGTTTATGACGTAAGGCGTGACGATGGAATTTTTCGTCAACAAGTTTACATTAATGGCTTTGATTATATTAGGAAAACATACCCGGCTCGCAGGGAGTTTTCAGCGACAAAAGTGGTCATTAATGATCAACAAAGTGAAACACAAGTACTTGCACTTGGGTTTAGTTAA
- a CDS encoding aspartate-semialdehyde dehydrogenase, giving the protein MAQKFDVCVLGATGLVGKTIIELLEQRDFPVNKLYPLASARSAGGFVEFNGESVEVIDADTFDFSQAQIGFFSAGGSISAKFAPIAGEAGCIVIDNTSEYRYEDDIPLIVPEVNPEALADYRNRNIIANPNCSTIQMMVALKPIHQAVGIERINVCTYQSVSGAGKEAMDELAKQCADLLSGKPIEPKAFSRQIAFNVIPQIDVFQDNGYTKEEMKMVWETNKILGDDTIRVNPTAVRVPVFFGHAEAIHIETREQISAEAVKDLLKQAEGVEVCDKDEEFPTQIGEASGVDATFVGRIREDISHPNGINLWVVADNVRKGAATNSIQIAELLIKDHLS; this is encoded by the coding sequence ATGGCACAGAAATTTGATGTATGCGTATTAGGTGCAACAGGACTAGTTGGTAAAACAATCATTGAATTATTAGAACAACGTGACTTTCCTGTTAATAAATTATACCCATTAGCGAGTGCTCGCTCTGCTGGTGGCTTTGTTGAGTTTAACGGTGAAAGTGTTGAAGTAATTGACGCAGACACGTTCGATTTTAGCCAAGCTCAAATCGGTTTTTTTTCTGCTGGTGGTTCAATATCTGCTAAATTTGCCCCAATTGCTGGCGAAGCAGGCTGTATTGTTATCGATAACACCTCAGAGTATCGTTACGAAGACGATATTCCTTTAATTGTTCCTGAAGTTAATCCAGAGGCACTAGCAGATTATCGTAACCGAAATATCATTGCTAATCCAAACTGTTCAACGATCCAAATGATGGTTGCACTTAAACCTATTCATCAGGCTGTTGGCATTGAACGCATTAATGTATGTACCTATCAATCAGTATCAGGTGCAGGAAAAGAAGCAATGGACGAATTAGCAAAACAATGTGCTGATTTACTAAGTGGCAAACCTATAGAACCGAAAGCATTTTCTCGCCAAATTGCCTTTAATGTTATTCCACAAATTGATGTGTTCCAAGATAATGGCTACACAAAAGAAGAAATGAAAATGGTGTGGGAAACAAACAAAATTTTAGGTGATGATACTATCCGTGTAAATCCAACCGCTGTACGTGTACCAGTATTTTTTGGTCATGCAGAAGCGATTCATATTGAAACTCGAGAGCAAATTTCTGCTGAAGCAGTTAAAGATCTGTTAAAGCAAGCGGAAGGTGTTGAAGTATGTGACAAAGACGAAGAGTTTCCTACACAAATCGGTGAAGCAAGCGGCGTAGATGCAACTTTTGTTGGCCGCATTCGTGAAGATATTAGTCACCCTAATGGTATTAACCTTTGGGTTGTCGCTGACAACGTACGCAAAGGCGCAGCAACAAACAGTATTCAAATTGCAGAATTATTGATTAAAGATCATTTAAGCTAA